Proteins from a single region of Thunnus albacares chromosome 16, fThuAlb1.1, whole genome shotgun sequence:
- the LOC122965749 gene encoding ectonucleoside triphosphate diphosphohydrolase 5-like, whose protein sequence is MKPTVPLLLLVLLSVAGPSRAQVMTSLLDLTSSIRNILPNLSRPANHSRIFYAVMFDAGSTGTRIHVYTFIQSDSEELPVLDNEMFHSIKPGLSAYADSPEMAGHTVRMLLKVAKKTVPRLEWKRTPVVLRATAGLRLLTAEKAQGLLDQVQHVFDESPFLVSDNSVSIMDGTNEGILAWISVNFLTGHLYAQTKKTVGILDLGGGSTQITFLPKLRKTIESVPVADYVARFDFLNSSFELYTHSYLGNGLMAARLATLGALGAEGLEWRVFKSSCLPKKFQDEWSFGGLTYQVSGDPDGYAGYKLCYQEVLKVVKGIIHQPYEREDSNIFYAFSYYFDRAVDAGLIDGVQGGMLEVRDFKKRAKEVCNKMTKNPSISPFLCMDMTYITCLLKDGFGFKESTVLQLTKKVNNVEASWALGATLDHFHNLKIH, encoded by the exons ATGAAGCCCACCGTGCCACTGCTGCTCCTGGTCCTGCTCTCTGTCGCGGGGCCGAGCCGAGCCCAGGTGATGACGTCTCTCCTGGACCTGACCAGCAGCATCAGGAACATCCTTCCCAATCTCAGCCGCCCGGCAAACCACAGCCGCATCTTCTACGCGGTGATGTTTGATGCAGGGAGCACAGGGACACGCATCCACGTCTACACCTTCATCCAGAGTGACTCAG AGGAGCTGCCTGTTTTGGACAATGAGATGTTCCATTCCATAAAGCCTGGTTTGTCGGCATATGCTGACTCCCCTGAAATG gctGGACACACAGTGAGGATGTTGTTGAAAGTGGCCAAGAAGACTGTGCCTCGCCTGGAGTGGAAGAGGACTCCAGTGGTCCTCAGAGCCACAGCCGGACTTCGACTGCTGACCGCAGAGAAAGCCCAGGGCCTTCTGGACCAG GTTCAACACGTGTTTGATGAATCTCCTTTTTTGGTCTCAGACAACAGCGTCAGCATAATGGACGGCACAAATGAAG GAATCCTGGCTTGGATATCTGTGAACTTTCTGACAG GTCACCTGTACGCACAAACCAAAAAGACAGTGGGAATCTTGGATTTGGGAGGAGGATCTACGCAGATCACATTCCTGCCGAAGCTGAGG AAAACCATTGAAAGTGTTCCTGTTGCTGATTACGTTGCCAGATTTGACTTCTTGAACTCATCGTTTGAACTGTACACTCATAG TTACCTGGGAAATGGACTGATGGCAGCACGACTGGCCACACTGGGTGCTTTGGGTGCAGAAG GTTTGGAGTGGCGAGTTTTCAAAAGTTCCTGCCTGCCAAAGAAGTTTCAGGATGAATGGAGCTTTGGAGGGCTAACCTATCAAGTGAGCGGAGACCCAGATG GTTATGCAGGATACAAGCTCTGTTATCAGGAAGTACTTAAGGTGGTGAAGGGAATTATTCACCAGCCGTATGAGCGCGAAGACAGCAACATATTCTATGCATTCTCATATTACTTTGACAGAGCTGTGGATGCAGGCCTTATCG ATGGGGTCCAGGGAGGGATGCTGGAGGTCAGAGACTTCAAGAAGAGAGCTAAAGAGG TGTGCAATAAGATGACCAAGAACCCTTCCATCAGTCCTTTCCTGTGTATGGACATGACCTACATCACTTGTCTACTCAAGGATGGGTTTGGCTTCAAGGAGAGCACCGTGCTGCAG CTGACCAAGAAAGTGAACAACGTGGAGGCAAGCTGGGCTTTAGGCGCCACATTGGACCACTTCCACAACCTGAAGATCCACTGA